The following DNA comes from Planctomycetaceae bacterium.
GGAGGGATGGCTTATCATATCAGCAGCAGAAGCGATATTCACAGCAATTACGGGGTTTTAAGTATTTTTACTGCGACACGTAATGAGAAACTATATGACGCATACGAAATGACAAAATCTGAAATCGAGAAACTAAACGATAAAGGCGTAAGCGAAGAAGAACTGCAAAAAGCCAAAGATTATGTTACAGGCTCGATTCCGCTGCAATTGGAATCGCCGGGGCAAATCGCAAATAAAATTCTTAACGCGATTATGCAGGGGTTTACGGTTGAGGATTTGTCGAATGAGGTTATTAACTATAATAATGTTACGGCAGAAAACGTCGATAACGTTATTAAAAAATATATGCAGACTCAAAAACTTAATGTTGTTATAGTTTGCGATGTCAAGAAAGTTAAAGAACAACTAAAACAAATTGGAGAATATGAACAAACTGGTTATAACGATATTCCCTGTAAGTAATTATTGAGAATCTTTTGGGTATAAAGCAATAACATAGCCATCGTTAAGCTGTGCTACTAAACGCATATTGCAGAATTGCTGAAGCTGATGTGGTTCGTAAAGATATGTTCGACAATGCCTGGCAAACCATATTAAATAGGTTTGTTTTCCAGATATAAGCCTTGATTTGAATTTATCCATTTCATCCTGTCTTATCTTAGCGCTATTTTGGGGTAGATTTTCCAGTTTTGCGGGCGATAGGCAAGAACTAATGTCAGCGAAAAGATAAAGCGCATTAGTGTCGTTTGTATATATGTTGCCATCCAATTTAGTATATTTCAGCCAGGCAATTGTTTGGGAGTTTTTCCATGCTGCGTTTCCAAAGCCAAAACCATAATAATATAAATGTTGAGTCGTAAAATAAGTTCGAGCGAAACCTGTGTATAGCCAGATACAGGTACTTAGCGCAAGCACAAGCACAACAGCATATCTCATATATTTTCTGGTCAAGGCGTAAAGTTTTATAGAGGAAAAAGCAAATAACATTACCATTGGAATGTATATGGGAGATAAATATCTGCCTTCAAAAGATCCAAGCAGGCTATTCATGGCAGAATAAATGATTGCACACATATATACTATGATAAATAACGAAATTGAAATTACCGGCCAATTTGTTGTTTTAGTTTTTAAGAGTTTATAAGTATAAATAGCGGTGATCGACAGGACAAAGATGGAAAAAAGTGTAAAGAAAATCCAGCCAGGAATTTTATCAATACCATTAAAAAATATGAGCCAAGATTTTATATGGTTACCAATAATATTAATGTTTTTTATAAAAGGAGAATATTGGGGCAGGCGGATTCCCATAAAAGTTTCAGTGAGCAGATAGTTTCTTAGACTCCATATCCCCAAAGGAAAAGCTGAAACGATTCCCCAAATGGAAGTAAGAATAAACTTTTTCCTCCAATCCTTAATACCAAAAAACAATACAAATGCACCGACAGGGAATAGTACTATTCCAATGTAGCGAGTCAGGCAGGCACATGCGGTTATAACGGCTAACAATAGAGTTAACTTATATTTGGGATTAGTTGGGATTTTCGGTAAAAGAAAGAAAAAGGCTCCGACAAAAAATAAAAATAATGGTTCACTCCATGCCCAAACACAATCGGAGACGATAGCTTCTGAAAAAATTAGCAATGAGCTTATTATCGAAAAGAATAGAGAACGCAAATATTTTAAAACCCATAACCCTGTAAAAAAAACAGTTAATCCGAAAAATATTGCGCTAATAAGTCTGGCTGTGAAAAAATCATCTATGCCCAAAACTTTAAAGCAAGCGATAAAAATCGAATAAAACGGGGGTAATATTATAAGAAATGTTCCATCCGGTCTTGTGAAAGAGTGATTTTCAAGAAGAGTTCTTGCCCACATGAGATATTGAACGGAATCACCTGAAATTCCAATGCCATTACGGCTTGATGAATGGAAAATCAAGACAAAGCCAGCGAAACCAATGAGCAGAGGGATGAGAAATAAATATTTGTTTTGTTTTTTAGTCAGTGAAGATAACGTTGATTCGTTATGATTTGTTTTTGATTTAGTTTTTTTCATAAATTTTGAAAATCAGTCAATTCTGTGCGGATTATGCCGAAAGGATGGCTTTGTCAATGCCCACGATAATCGCTTTCAATGACATTATTAGAGTTTCACTTTATCATTTAAAAGAACTAAACATTTAGCAAAACAGATGGAGTTTGTCAAGTAAATATAACGCCAGCCTAATGTGAGAAAACTAAAATATTTTTCGGTAAATGTGGCAGTAGGGGGTTTTGCCGGTCTTTTGATAGTAATTCTGATGGTATTGTTCGGCAGGCCAGAATGTTTGGGCGGTTTTAATCTCTGTTTTTACATCATATCCTTTTTCCTTTAGAATCTGCACTAACTTTTCCGCAGTTTTCTTCTGCTCGTTATTGAAATAATAAATGCCGCTTCTGTATTGGCGACCAATGTCAGGGCCTTGTTTGTTTAATTGTGTGAAATCATGTATCTCAAAAAATAACTTCGCGAGGGTTTCATAATTAGTTTTATTCGGGTCGAAAACTACTTCCACCGCTTCGGCGTGGCCTGTCTTACTGCTGCAAACTTGTTCATACGTTGGTCTTTCGGTTTTGCCGTCAGTGTAGCCAGATGTTACGGAGATTACGCCGGGGACATTCTTGAAATAATACTCAACGCCCCAGAAACATCCGCCGGCAAAGACGGCTCTTTGGCCGTTGGGAACGAAATCCATTGAAATTGAATTTACACAGAATCTGACGTTCTTTTGAGTTAATCCTTCTCCTTTGAAGATGTGGCCGAGGTGTGCGCCGCAGTTTGCGCAGAGGTTTTCTGTTCTGGCACCATCCGCATCGGTCTGCGAAATTACTGCGCCGGGAATTTGTTCATCGAAACTCGGCCAGCCACATTCAGATTTGAATTTTGAAGTTGATTCGAAAAGCGGGAAGCCGCAACGTTTGCAGGTGTAAAGACCCTGTTCAAAAAAATCGTTGTATTTGCCGGTAAAATGCTTTTCTGTGCCTTTTTGGACGATAACGCGTTCTTCTTCGGGGGTGAGCTTTTTATACATATTGCTATCCTCTACTTTCGGATTGGTTTGTTTTGAAATCGCGAACCTTATCAAAACAATTGAGAAAGTAATGACTATCAAAACGAGCAAAATATGCACGCACTTCATAACCAACCCTTATTAAGGTATTTAAGTACTTGTGAGTATCTCTAAAAATTGACAATCAAACATAACAAACGCTGTTTTTGACCGGTCGCTGACGCTCGCGGCTCTGACTCTTATCTTTTAAAGGCATCAAACAATCCAATTGGTAGCATTGTTTGGTACGTTTGCCAAATCTGGAGCGTAAAAATCTGCGCCTGGTAACTGCGCCGGAGTAAAACTTGAGGTAATGGCAAGGCATTTGCAACCTGCGGCTTTTGCGGCTTTGATTCCGCTAATCGCATCTTCGACGACAAGGCAATCCTTCGGATTTATGCCGATTCGTTCGGCGGCGAGCAGGAAAATTTCCGGGTCTGGTTTTGTGTTCTTAACGTCGCTACCGGTAACAACAGAGTCGAAAGTTTCGGCAGGTATTTTGATTTCATCAAGGTTGCCTTTTACCTTGCGATAATCTGCACTGGAAGCGACAGCAATCTTTTTGCCTGTTTTTTTGCATTGGGCGATAAATTCTTTTACGCCGTTGAGAGGGTTCAGGACGCCTTTGATTATTTCAAGATAAATGTCATAGGTACGTATTTTAGCAGTCGGCAAATCGAGTGGGAAATTGTATTTTTCGGCGACACCGCCAATAAATCTGTTTTCGCCTCTGCCGGTAAACGGGTGAAAATCCTGCGGCTGAACTTTTAAACCTTGTTCGGCAAACATCTGCGAGGCTGCTTTGATAATAAAAGGTTCGGAGTCGAGCAGGACGCCATCCATATCGAAGATCACGCCATGTGGTAGTTGAATCATTGTGTTTCTTTCTTAGTGAGTCTGTCAGCGCCGAGCTGGCCGCAGGCGGCTTTAATGCTCTGGCCGCGGCGGAACCTGATAATCGCCTCGAAGCCTGCATGCATCAGCATATCCTTAAACTCTTTTATCTGCTCACGATTGGACGGCTGGAAATCCGAGCCGGGGTGAGGATTGTACTCAATAAGATTTACGCCAACCTTCAAAGGTCTGATGTACTGGATAAGTTTTCTTGCCAAGTCGAAACTGTCATTAACGCCGTCAATCATGCAATATTCAATTGTGATTCTTCGGCCTGTCTTTTCATTGTAATATTTCATCGCTGATAACAGTTCTTTCAGTGAATATTTATTTGCGGCAGGTACGATTTCTTTTCTTACGCCATCATCGGCGGAGTGGAGCGAAACGGCAAGGCGGGGAAAAATGTTTTCATCGGCGAGTTTTCTTATTTCTTCAGGAAGGCCGACAGTTGAGATTGTCTGCCTGCGGAATCCGATTTGTTTGCCGATGTCCGAAGCGAAAATTCTGACCGCTCTTAAAACATTGTCATAGTTTTCCATCGGTTCGCCCATACCCATATAGACGACATTGTTTACCTTGCATCCGCTATCGACGCAAATGGCGGAGACTTCGTCGATAATTTCGCCTGCGGTGAGGTTGCGCTGGAAGCCCAATGCTCCTGTGGCACAGAACTTACAGCCGAGGCGGCAGCCGACCTGTGAGGAGATACAAATCGTCTTTCTGCCGTTTTCATCGAGCAGGACAGATTCGATTTTATTGCCGTCCGGCGTTTCAAACAGATATTTTACCGTGCCATCGGGGTCTGTGAGCTTTTCTTCGATTTTAAGCTGGGTGATATAGTAGCCATCGTCGAGTAGTCTTTTCCGCATATCCTTGGACAGCGTGGTCATAAGGTTGATATCATTGATATTGTGCTGATGTAAATAGGTGAATATATATTTGGCAACGTAAGCTTTACCGCCATATTCAGCAACTATCTTTGTCAGTTCTTCCGGCGTTTTAATTTTTAAGTCTTTATCCATAAGGGTAATATAACGGCTAATGGCGTTGGGTTCAAACGAAAAAGTAATAAACTAAAGCCCACCCTACAAACTTTCTGCGCCATTAAATACGATATAAAAAATAGCATTTGACTATATGGTAAGGATAAGTACAATTTTCAGGGTTATTTTATTTTTTATGGAGTATAGTTTGATGGATCCCAAAATATTTAAAGCGTATGACATAAGAGGACTTTATCCTGAACAATTAGATGAAGATGCGGCATGGAAAATAGGCAACGCGGCGGCGACATTTTTGCGGTCTTTGCTCCGCGGTTACGACAGGGGACTTGCCAACAAGCAGAGTCTTTGTGTCGGATACGATATGCGATCGCACAGCAAAGGTCTTGCCGAAGCACTTATCAAAGGTATGAACGCGGCCGGCGCTAATGTAATTGATATCGGTATGATTGATACACCTCAAATATACTTCGCTATAAATCATCTTGGCACCTGCGGCGGAGTACAGGTTACCGCTTCACATAACCCTGCTCAATACAACGGCTTTAAAATTTCCGGACTGGAAGCCAAACCAATCGGGGAAGATACGGGCTTGAAAGAGATTAAACATATCGCTACCGCACTTCTTCATACAATGGGCGCAGGAGAATGCAAGGCGGAGAAAAACGACCTGACAAAGGCTTACAAAGAACATGTTTTGAAATTCGTCGAGCCAAAAGTGAAACCGTTGAAAGTTGTAATTGACGCTTCAAATGGTATGGCCGGCAAAATGGTGCCGTTGATTTTTGAGGACTTGGGACTCGATATTATCAAGATAAACTTCGAGCATAAAGGCGTGTTCAAACATGACCCCAACCCGCTGGTAGAGAAAAATCTCGACCAACTTAAGAGCACAGTTCTGAAACGTAAAGCAAATGTTGGCATTTGCTTTGACGGTGATGCCGACAGGTTAATAATGGTCGATGAAAAAGGCCAGACTATCAGCTGCGATATTTTAACCGCGCTTATGGTTCCGTACTTTTTGAAGAAGGCGCCGGGGGCGGCGATTGTTTACGACCTGCGGAGCAGTTGGGTTGTGCGTGAAGAAATCCTGAAATATGGCGGCGTGCCCAGACGTGAAAGAGTGGGGCACTCGTTTATGAAAAAGACGCTGCGAACTGCAAGGGCGATTTTCGGCGGCGAGCTTAGCGGTCATTTCTATTATCGCGACAATTTCTTCGCGGATTCAGGAATGATTACTTTCGCACATATGATAAACATTTTGAGCGAATCAGATGTTCCTGTAAGTAAATTAGTTGCGCCATTGAGAAGGTATCATTCAAGCGGCGAGATGAATTTCTCGGTGGAAGATAAAGAAGCGATGACGACTGAACTTAAACGCAAATTCAGTCAGGGCGACACCGACGACCTCGATGGTATTACCGTACAGTTTAAAGACTGGTGGTTCAATTGCAGAGCGAGCAATACCGAGCCGTTGCTGCGTTTGAACGTCGAAGCTAAAACGAAAGAACTGCTTGATAAACAAGTTGCTGAAATGCAAAGCATATTAGGAAAACCGGTAGAACATTAACGATTTAAAATTTAAAATTGAAAATTTAAGATTTGATATAGACGGTTCTCTTTCAAGATTATGGTGAGATATGAATAGAAAAATATTATTTTTGATTGTTGCGGTTTGTTTATTGACGATGTTTCAGGCGGGATGTCAGGTTAATCCTGTAACTGGCGAGAAGCAATTTTCGCTTGTCAGTCCCGAAGAGGCGAAGACAATGGGGTTGAACTACTCCAAGCAAATTGAAAAAGAAATGGGCGAAAGCATCAAAGATGAACAACTGCAAAATTATATTAATTCCGTTGGGCAGAAAATAGCGGCTGTAAGTCATAATCCCACATATGGGTTTACTTACAAAGCAATCGACCATAATTCCGTTAACGCCTTTGCGCTGCCGGGCGGGTATATTTATATTACGACAGGTCTGCTTAAAGAATTGAACAGCGAGGCACAACTGGCAGGTGTGTTGGGGCATGAAACGGCACACGTTACAGCAAGGCATATAGAAAGCCAAATTACGAATAGCTCTCTTATGAGTATGGGCGTGAGTGTTTTGGGTTCGGCGAATTCGGCGGCGGGGTCGATGGGCGAGATAGTGGCGAATTTACAGAGTATGTCGTTTTCACGTGCTGACGAAAAACAGGCGGATGCTATCGGGCTTGGTTATATGGTTAAGGCAGGGTATACGCCTAATGGTATGATTGAGACAATGGAAATTCTGCAAAAACAAAGCGGTTCGCGGACAATAGAATTTTTCTCTACGCACCCAAGTCCGGAAAATCGCATCGGCTTATTGAAGGAAGAAATATTTAACAATCGTTATCCGACTAACGGCAAAATCGGCAAAGAAGAATATTTCCTGAATGTTACCGCAAGATTAAAGAAGTAATATTGCAATCGTGAGAGCAAGGCCGCCGATAGTGTGCAGAATAATGGTGTATTTACTTAGTGTAAAATATCCTGTCTGTGATAGTTTTTCAGGGATGCAGACTTTAAAACAAATTATACATAAAATGCCTGTTGATAGATAAAATACAAAACCGGCAATATTGGTTTTTGTTACAAACAGTGCCAAAATGACAACCAACATCAAAGCGGTCTGATATAAAGAGGCCGCTTTTTTTATGCCCATTGTTACTACGAGAGTTTTCTTATTCACTGCTTTATCGGCTTGGTAATCAGGGAATTCATTTGCGAAGATTATAAGAAAAACCAAAATGGCCATAAAAACGGAAGGCAAAAGAGGTATCCAGTCAATCAAACCAGTTTGAATATAATATGCTCCATAAACTGGCAGAATGCCAAAGAGAAAGCCGATTGTGATTTCGCCTGCGGTGCGGTAGCCGAGTTTCACAGGCGGGGCAGTATAGAAAAATCCGCCGAGCAAACCTATTAAGCCAAGCAAAAGCACGAAAATACTTTTTGTAATTGCAACGATAATTAAACCTGCGGCAGCGGCTAATGCGAAACAGATTATCGATATAGTGAAAACTTCTCTGGGGGACAATAAGTTTTTCTGGATTAGCTGGCTTCCGCCGGAGAATGGGGATGCGTTTTTGTTCAGCCAGTCGTTTTTGGACTTGCTGTCGAAATAATCATTCGAAACGTTTGCGCCCATTTGAAAAAGAACGATGGAAAAACAGGCCAGCAGGAAAAGCGGCAAATTAAATTGATGATGGTGCGAATACGCAAGAGCGGTGCCGACAAAAATAGGGATAACACTTGCCGTGCAGAATTGGACTCGCAATTCCTTAAGCCACAGAGAATACTTTTTTTTAGCCACAGAGTTCACAGAGACCACAGAGATATTATTTTAGCCACAGAGAATATTATAATCTGCCAAAGCCAATCCTACAAAACTTTCTTATTTAATTTTGAAAATCAGTATGAACCGCCAATTATACTATGAAATCCCATCATTAGAAATATAAAGGCCATTAGCCACCAAAATCCGCCAAGCGAAAAACCTAATAAGATATTTATTGATTTTTTTTTGAATAATTTAAGTTTGTATAAAGTGATTATAAAAATAGATGATGCAAGCCAGAAAGTAATGCCCATAGAATAACAATGAATATCGAATACAAGTCCATTCCGGTTAATTATCCTTACGCCAATAATATCGATAGCAGCAATAATAAGCAGGAGTGTGAATCCTATTGCCCCAATGATTAATACAGCATATTTTGTTTTAACTTCTTCTGTCATTTTGTGTTCTCATTGGTTATAGATATAATTCAATCTGCTTTTTCAGATTTGGAAATTGCTTTATAAGTACATCTCTATCGGCTGAGATATAGTCTGCGAATTCAAAGCCGGGGGCAACGGTGCAGCCGAGAAGGGCGAATTTGCCGCCTTTTACGAGTTTTGTTCCCTGCCAGGTGTCTTTGTAAACAACGGCCTGCGGCTTTTGGCCTTTTAAGCAGTCTGTGCCGAGGATTTGAGTTTCTGTTTTGCCGGTTTCATTGATTTGCAGCATTTCGACAGGGTCGCCAAGGTGGAAATGGAAGACCTCATCGCTTTTTACTTTGTGCAATTTGGAAAAACTCGTCGGCGTTATCAAATAAAGAATCGCAGTCGAAAAAGTTCTGCGGCCTTCGTATCTGGCGGGCAGGTTATTGATTTTTTCGGATGCGCGATATGTTTCCACGTAAAAGCCGCCTTCGTCGGGAAGGGGAATCATATTGAACATTTTGATTATATCTTTGGCGGTCATTGTATGAAACGGTTAATCTTCTTTTAGAACCACGTTGTCATATTCAAGCTCAAAGCGGAGTTTGTGTTTTGCCTCCTGCTGGGCGAGGGCGGTAAAAAGCTCTTTGGCTTCGGGTGAATCGACGCTATCAGCAAGGTCGGTATATAACATAAACGCGGCCTTTTCCTTTTTCATCGCAAGAGTAAGAATATCCTGATATTTCATATTTTCCGTCGGCTGGATATCAACAGCGTAACCGGCGATTTTCAAATCCGGGATTTTATCGCCGCCAAGTGAAACTTTTTTGCCTTTTTTGAAATCTTTGAGGAGTTTCCAATGTTCCTTTTCTTCGGCGGCAAAATCGAGAAGCACATTTTTCATTTCAGGATTACTTGCTTTTGCGGCAATGTCGGTATAAAAATGGTACGCCTCAATTTCGTTATCAATCGCGAAGGCTATAATTTCCTCAAGAATGTCGTCGTTTTCGGCCATAATTATAATCCTTTAAAAAGTTTAAGAGGCTCTATCGCAATGGAAAAGACACAGATTTACACGGATTAACACTGTTATTATTAACTTCTAATAAAAAAAGTTTTGGTAATTATATAGGATTTCGATTGGTACAACAAGTAAAAAAGGCCGGATATAATAAATCAAAAATCAAATATTAAAAATCAAAATGATATATCAGAAATAAAAAATCCTCTGTGATGGCCGTTCTGGATAATGACGACAACCACAGAGGATATATGTTTTTACTTTTTTCTTAAAATCAATCCGCCGAGAGCCAGCAGGGTGATGGTTGTCGGTTCGGGGATGAAAACTTGTATCCGGTTATTGCCATGATCTGCAACATAGACATATCCTGAAGCGTTAACTTCAAGTCCAATAGGATTAGTGAACTCTCCTTCACCAATACCACTTGCCCCCCACTGTTCTATAAAGCTACCACTACTTGTAAACTTCTTAATCAAGTTGTCATTATAAGCGGTTACATATATGTTATCTGAAGAATCTATGGCTACGCCTTCTGGGTGATCGCATCCATACCATGTGTCTATAAAAGTACCATTTTCGCTAAATTTTTGTATTCGGTTATTTCCATAGTCTGCAACATATACGTAGTTTAAAGAATCAACTGCAATAAAAGTAGGTGTGTCAAATTGACTGTTACCACTTCCTGTTTCACCCCAAATTATTTCAACAATCCCGTTGTTAGTAAATTTTTTGATGGTATTAGTAGTTTCTTCTGTGATGAATATATATCCTGTAGGACTTACTGTTATGCCTATCGGATGATTTGCATACCATGAATCCATTTCAGTATAACTGATTCCGTTGTTAGTTGAAAATTTATGAATGAGGTTTCCGCCTGCATCTGCAACATAAATATTTCCTGATTGATCTGCTGCGATACCCAAGGGATCGTTGCAATGCCATTGTGTTATATAAATTCCAGTACTGTCAAACTTTTGAATTCGATGGTTGTCATTGTCAGATACATAAGCATTACCCGAAGAATCAAAAGCGATATCACGTGGTGAAATAAATTGTCCATTACCAGTTCCTTGGCTCCCCCATCCATTAATATATGAGTAAGCTCCAAAAACATAGGAGGTTGTTGCAAATAAAAATAACATCACCAATATTAAAGTTAACAACTTTTTCATGTTCTTCTCCTTTTCAAAAAAATATTTAACGTGGATTCCCCCACAGGGGTTGTAACCGATCAGGTCGGGAATGACAGTTGACCGCGGACTTTCATCCTGCGGTACTGAAACCCTGCCATAGTTTCCTTTGATTTTGTTTTTCAAGGTTTCCGCTGTGCCTCAACAAAATCCAGAAAATTCGGGATTTAAAATGCTGGCAGGGCTAACCACGAACTAAATACAACAAAATGGTTATAAAATCTCTATGATGAATTGATGGAATGTCCCATTTTCTCTACCTCCTAAAAAATATTAACTTCTCTCATGTTCCCAACGTTATAAAAAACATCCTACATTCTTAGTTTGCAATGTCAATAGGAATTATCCCTGAAATTTATCAGTCAATTATGCGCAAGCGAAAAAATGCGAGTTTTTAAATTTTTAAAATTTTTAAGCCATATTTGGCGGGTATTTGCGGCAATTTGTATTTTTTTTACGTCAGTCATTTCAAAAATGCGCACGCTTATATAAAGGGTAGAAGAATAAATTAAATATCAAAAATTAAAAATCAAAATTGTGGAAGATGTTTTTATTGGAGTAAATATGGCATTCGATTTTTCAAAATTAGAAGCAGAAAATATTAATCCGGCATTTATCAACTGGCTCGTCGATGAGCAATGGGTTGATATGCAATCGCATTTCGGCAAGCTGTGGGATTATTATCAGAATCCAATGTACTCGCCAATCGGTCTATCTGCCGCTGATTCAAAACTCAATGAATCAGCCAAGACCTACATTCAGGCACAGGAAATGGGACTGCCGGTGCGGATTACT
Coding sequences within:
- a CDS encoding bifunctional methionine sulfoxide reductase B/A protein → MKCVHILLVLIVITFSIVLIRFAISKQTNPKVEDSNMYKKLTPEEERVIVQKGTEKHFTGKYNDFFEQGLYTCKRCGFPLFESTSKFKSECGWPSFDEQIPGAVISQTDADGARTENLCANCGAHLGHIFKGEGLTQKNVRFCVNSISMDFVPNGQRAVFAGGCFWGVEYYFKNVPGVISVTSGYTDGKTERPTYEQVCSSKTGHAEAVEVVFDPNKTNYETLAKLFFEIHDFTQLNKQGPDIGRQYRSGIYYFNNEQKKTAEKLVQILKEKGYDVKTEIKTAQTFWPAEQYHQNYYQKTGKTPYCHIYRKIF
- a CDS encoding HAD-IA family hydrolase; the encoded protein is MIQLPHGVIFDMDGVLLDSEPFIIKAASQMFAEQGLKVQPQDFHPFTGRGENRFIGGVAEKYNFPLDLPTAKIRTYDIYLEIIKGVLNPLNGVKEFIAQCKKTGKKIAVASSADYRKVKGNLDEIKIPAETFDSVVTGSDVKNTKPDPEIFLLAAERIGINPKDCLVVEDAISGIKAAKAAGCKCLAITSSFTPAQLPGADFYAPDLANVPNNATNWIV
- the rlmN gene encoding 23S rRNA (adenine(2503)-C(2))-methyltransferase RlmN, producing MDKDLKIKTPEELTKIVAEYGGKAYVAKYIFTYLHQHNINDINLMTTLSKDMRKRLLDDGYYITQLKIEEKLTDPDGTVKYLFETPDGNKIESVLLDENGRKTICISSQVGCRLGCKFCATGALGFQRNLTAGEIIDEVSAICVDSGCKVNNVVYMGMGEPMENYDNVLRAVRIFASDIGKQIGFRRQTISTVGLPEEIRKLADENIFPRLAVSLHSADDGVRKEIVPAANKYSLKELLSAMKYYNEKTGRRITIEYCMIDGVNDSFDLARKLIQYIRPLKVGVNLIEYNPHPGSDFQPSNREQIKEFKDMLMHAGFEAIIRFRRGQSIKAACGQLGADRLTKKETQ
- a CDS encoding phosphomannomutase/phosphoglucomutase produces the protein MDPKIFKAYDIRGLYPEQLDEDAAWKIGNAAATFLRSLLRGYDRGLANKQSLCVGYDMRSHSKGLAEALIKGMNAAGANVIDIGMIDTPQIYFAINHLGTCGGVQVTASHNPAQYNGFKISGLEAKPIGEDTGLKEIKHIATALLHTMGAGECKAEKNDLTKAYKEHVLKFVEPKVKPLKVVIDASNGMAGKMVPLIFEDLGLDIIKINFEHKGVFKHDPNPLVEKNLDQLKSTVLKRKANVGICFDGDADRLIMVDEKGQTISCDILTALMVPYFLKKAPGAAIVYDLRSSWVVREEILKYGGVPRRERVGHSFMKKTLRTARAIFGGELSGHFYYRDNFFADSGMITFAHMINILSESDVPVSKLVAPLRRYHSSGEMNFSVEDKEAMTTELKRKFSQGDTDDLDGITVQFKDWWFNCRASNTEPLLRLNVEAKTKELLDKQVAEMQSILGKPVEH
- a CDS encoding M48 family metallopeptidase yields the protein MNRKILFLIVAVCLLTMFQAGCQVNPVTGEKQFSLVSPEEAKTMGLNYSKQIEKEMGESIKDEQLQNYINSVGQKIAAVSHNPTYGFTYKAIDHNSVNAFALPGGYIYITTGLLKELNSEAQLAGVLGHETAHVTARHIESQITNSSLMSMGVSVLGSANSAAGSMGEIVANLQSMSFSRADEKQADAIGLGYMVKAGYTPNGMIETMEILQKQSGSRTIEFFSTHPSPENRIGLLKEEIFNNRYPTNGKIGKEEYFLNVTARLKK
- the menA gene encoding 1,4-dihydroxy-2-naphthoate octaprenyltransferase → MAKKKYSLWLKELRVQFCTASVIPIFVGTALAYSHHHQFNLPLFLLACFSIVLFQMGANVSNDYFDSKSKNDWLNKNASPFSGGSQLIQKNLLSPREVFTISIICFALAAAAGLIIVAITKSIFVLLLGLIGLLGGFFYTAPPVKLGYRTAGEITIGFLFGILPVYGAYYIQTGLIDWIPLLPSVFMAILVFLIIFANEFPDYQADKAVNKKTLVVTMGIKKAASLYQTALMLVVILALFVTKTNIAGFVFYLSTGILCIICFKVCIPEKLSQTGYFTLSKYTIILHTIGGLALTIAILLL
- a CDS encoding cupin domain-containing protein, translating into MTAKDIIKMFNMIPLPDEGGFYVETYRASEKINNLPARYEGRRTFSTAILYLITPTSFSKLHKVKSDEVFHFHLGDPVEMLQINETGKTETQILGTDCLKGQKPQAVVYKDTWQGTKLVKGGKFALLGCTVAPGFEFADYISADRDVLIKQFPNLKKQIELYL
- a CDS encoding ferritin family protein — its product is MAENDDILEEIIAFAIDNEIEAYHFYTDIAAKASNPEMKNVLLDFAAEEKEHWKLLKDFKKGKKVSLGGDKIPDLKIAGYAVDIQPTENMKYQDILTLAMKKEKAAFMLYTDLADSVDSPEAKELFTALAQQEAKHKLRFELEYDNVVLKED